The proteins below come from a single Planctomycetaceae bacterium genomic window:
- a CDS encoding protein kinase — MSDDKFTGRKLDDRYHLARRLDAGSFGAVYEAVDLKFDSTVAVKILFEQNLESASSFRKEARLARQFKHSNVVTVFDYGSDKKLDVGYIVMEFLKGHRLDQLIVPESPISDRMIAKFTDEIGSALQSAHERQLVHRDLKPRNVMLVDEGTSHERFVLLDLGLASQTDSTATLRNQTLDGAMTPHYASPEQFNQGTVDFHSDIYSFGTVLYELITGKIPFPREQLLGMMMAICNDPPPPFSQFAPDRQVPPELEAVVMQCLEKRAENRPSSMQEVRDRVLASMGFATGFYDFPGRDTSQSGSSSTLTPAHHADVDQPFDSKETVAPPRPGSGSDISRTALPGYPAESRATGTLLPGEPPTTDVAGTLEPPGTGGFSTGDTAPPGSRRASGWARPHARRETASKGRTWLLLTLLLVPAAVVAAMLYVPGKKEATTPPRPSTVQWEPPAGFAPVEGAEFVTSAENGVSYPDWIERDLGGDLRVRFRLILTSPDLGREWKMPPFYIMETKVWNELFNRFWDEAGNQTFSGADQDRWRNGGQANGDDVPAAGHPRNPVFRVHAMQAYEFGVWLGGEKTCHLPNRDQWKLAAGLPQWEAMSAEDQTRWPEGPYHGPWQPDSSDIAVNRYSTGPIPVMSSKADVSVTACHDMAGNGLELTENILGGGIVGPEVVVPGGIDVDQRVELQGRSYQSTTGPLQWSDLKTTGLPQTTGYVDFDPMVGFRVVLETN, encoded by the coding sequence ATGTCTGACGACAAGTTTACAGGCCGAAAACTGGATGACCGCTACCACCTGGCGCGGCGGCTGGATGCCGGTTCGTTCGGTGCCGTCTACGAAGCCGTCGACCTGAAATTCGACAGCACCGTCGCCGTCAAAATTCTGTTCGAACAGAACCTGGAATCCGCGTCGTCGTTCCGCAAGGAAGCCCGCCTGGCTCGCCAGTTCAAGCATTCCAACGTTGTCACTGTGTTCGACTACGGCTCTGACAAAAAGCTGGATGTCGGCTACATCGTGATGGAGTTCCTGAAGGGGCACCGGCTGGATCAGTTGATCGTGCCGGAATCACCGATTTCGGACCGCATGATCGCGAAGTTCACGGACGAAATCGGATCGGCTCTGCAGTCGGCGCACGAACGGCAGCTTGTGCATCGCGACCTGAAGCCCCGCAACGTCATGCTGGTCGACGAAGGCACGTCGCATGAACGCTTTGTGCTGCTGGACCTGGGACTTGCCAGCCAGACAGATTCCACAGCGACTTTGCGAAATCAAACGCTGGACGGTGCCATGACGCCGCACTACGCGTCGCCGGAGCAGTTCAATCAGGGCACGGTCGATTTTCATTCCGACATTTATTCCTTCGGCACGGTGCTGTACGAGCTGATCACGGGAAAGATCCCGTTTCCACGCGAGCAATTGCTGGGAATGATGATGGCGATCTGTAACGACCCGCCGCCTCCGTTCTCTCAGTTCGCTCCCGACCGCCAGGTTCCTCCGGAACTGGAAGCCGTTGTGATGCAGTGTCTGGAAAAACGGGCGGAAAACCGGCCGTCGTCGATGCAGGAAGTTCGCGATCGCGTGCTGGCGTCGATGGGTTTTGCGACCGGCTTCTACGATTTTCCGGGCCGGGACACGTCGCAGTCCGGCAGCAGTTCGACGCTGACTCCCGCGCATCACGCGGACGTCGACCAACCGTTTGATTCGAAGGAGACCGTCGCGCCGCCGCGCCCGGGTTCCGGAAGCGACATCAGCCGGACGGCGCTGCCGGGATACCCCGCCGAATCGCGCGCAACCGGAACCCTGTTGCCCGGCGAACCACCGACAACCGACGTCGCCGGAACGCTCGAGCCGCCCGGTACCGGTGGATTTTCGACCGGCGACACAGCGCCCCCGGGCAGCCGCCGGGCGTCCGGCTGGGCAAGACCGCACGCTCGCCGCGAGACCGCGTCCAAAGGCAGGACCTGGCTGTTGCTGACTCTGCTGCTGGTGCCGGCTGCGGTTGTCGCGGCGATGCTGTACGTCCCCGGCAAGAAAGAAGCGACGACTCCACCGCGACCTTCGACCGTGCAGTGGGAGCCTCCCGCCGGTTTCGCACCGGTCGAGGGAGCGGAATTCGTGACCAGCGCCGAAAATGGTGTCTCATATCCCGATTGGATTGAGCGTGATCTTGGCGGCGATCTGCGCGTGCGGTTTCGGTTGATCCTGACTTCGCCGGATCTGGGTCGCGAATGGAAGATGCCGCCGTTCTATATCATGGAAACGAAAGTCTGGAACGAACTCTTCAACAGGTTCTGGGACGAAGCCGGGAATCAGACGTTTTCCGGAGCCGATCAGGACCGATGGCGAAACGGCGGCCAGGCAAATGGTGACGACGTACCAGCCGCCGGGCATCCGCGAAACCCGGTCTTTCGAGTCCACGCGATGCAGGCCTACGAATTCGGCGTCTGGCTCGGTGGTGAAAAAACGTGCCACCTGCCAAACCGTGACCAATGGAAGCTGGCCGCCGGACTGCCGCAATGGGAGGCGATGTCCGCCGAAGACCAGACCCGATGGCCCGAAGGACCGTACCACGGACCGTGGCAGCCGGATTCCTCCGACATCGCCGTCAACCGATACAGCACGGGACCGATTCCGGTGATGAGTTCGAAGGCGGATGTCAGCGTGACAGCGTGTCACGACATGGCGGGAAATGGCCTGGAACTGACGGAAAACATCCTTGGCGGCGGCATCGTCGGTCCCGAAGTTGTTGTGCCGGGCGGCATTGATGTTGACCAGCGAGTCGAACTGCAGGGTCGGTCTTATCAGTCGACCACGGGCCCGCTGCAATGGTCTGATCTGAAGACCACGGGACTGCCGCAGACAACCGGCTACGTTGACTTTGACCCCATGGTTGGCTTCCGCGTCGTGCTGGAAACGAACTGA
- a CDS encoding cis-3-hydroxy-L-proline dehydratase encodes MKIKRIAAYQVDLPLHEGSYKWSGGKSVEVFDSTVVQVETDIGLTGHGEVCPLGPFYLPAYAKGVRTGIGELGPHLIGEDPTQPGKLNGLMDRAMKGHSYVKSAIDIACWDLLGQAAGMPVCELLGGRYGDDFVLYRAISQQSPADMAKNVEGYRAEGYRRFQLKVGGNPNEDIERIIAVSEVLKPGDKLVADANTGWLMHEAVRVVNAVRDVDVYIEQPCLSYEECLSVRRRTSLPFVIDEHVDGIDVLLKAHADQAADVVNIKISKFGGLTKARQARDLCASLGIAMTIEDSWGGDITTAAIAALAHSTPTEFLFTSTDFNSYVTVSNAEGAPHRQDGRMAASREAGLGVRPRFDVLKDPVVIVE; translated from the coding sequence ATGAAAATCAAGCGTATCGCTGCCTATCAGGTCGACCTTCCGCTGCATGAGGGAAGCTACAAGTGGTCCGGCGGCAAGTCGGTCGAAGTTTTCGACAGCACGGTCGTGCAGGTCGAAACCGACATCGGTCTGACCGGACACGGCGAAGTGTGTCCTTTGGGCCCGTTCTATCTGCCGGCATACGCGAAGGGAGTGAGAACCGGGATCGGCGAACTGGGCCCGCATTTGATCGGCGAAGATCCCACGCAGCCGGGTAAGCTGAACGGATTGATGGATCGAGCGATGAAGGGTCATTCCTACGTGAAATCAGCGATCGATATCGCGTGCTGGGACCTGCTGGGTCAGGCCGCCGGAATGCCGGTGTGCGAGTTGCTCGGCGGTCGCTACGGAGACGACTTTGTGCTGTACCGGGCGATTTCCCAGCAGTCTCCCGCCGACATGGCGAAGAACGTCGAAGGTTATCGCGCGGAGGGCTATCGTCGGTTTCAGTTGAAAGTCGGAGGAAATCCGAACGAAGACATTGAACGGATCATCGCAGTCAGCGAGGTGCTGAAGCCCGGCGACAAACTGGTTGCGGATGCCAACACGGGCTGGCTGATGCACGAGGCTGTTCGAGTGGTCAACGCTGTTCGGGACGTCGACGTGTACATCGAACAGCCGTGTCTGAGCTACGAAGAGTGCCTGTCGGTCCGGCGTCGCACGAGTCTGCCGTTCGTCATCGACGAGCACGTCGATGGCATCGACGTCTTGCTGAAGGCTCACGCAGACCAGGCAGCCGATGTCGTGAACATCAAGATCAGCAAATTCGGCGGTCTGACGAAGGCCCGGCAGGCTCGCGACTTATGCGCGTCACTGGGGATCGCCATGACGATCGAAGACAGTTGGGGCGGTGATATCACGACAGCAGCGATCGCGGCTCTGGCGCACAGCACGCCGACGGAGTTCCTGTTTACCAGTACCGATTTCAACAGTTATGTCACCGTCAGCAACGCGGAAGGTGCACCGCATCGTCAGGACGGTCGGATGGCGGCGTCTCGGGAAGCCGGACTGGGTGTCCGGCCCCGATTCGACGTCCTGAAAGACCCGGTCGTCATTGTGGAGTAG
- a CDS encoding UDP-2,3-diacylglucosamine diphosphatase: MEVIPGQPPRSVRTLFVSDVHLGCRFAQTERFVEYLEAVHPERIYLLGDILDGWKLKGSFRWKPICTRVLNRLMELSHGGTELYYTPGNHDAFMRCRNLRDAVAASGLRIHVADEFIFVTRDGRRFLLTHGDQFDSVEMNYRWLSVATTYIYEPFLYLNWCTSRIVRRPDRSPYSLCGVAKERVKRAVKFVSSFESRVAKRVRERRCDGIICGHIHSPQIVESEKLTYMNTGDWVENCTAIVELHDGTLQLESSYKNRETRTMRVTCEPAVDAFSSDPGDTEDEIREPSRRVVA; this comes from the coding sequence ATGGAAGTGATTCCAGGCCAGCCACCGCGTTCGGTCCGCACGCTGTTCGTCAGCGACGTGCATCTCGGTTGCCGATTCGCTCAGACGGAACGATTCGTCGAGTATCTGGAAGCCGTTCATCCGGAACGCATCTATCTTCTCGGCGACATTCTTGACGGGTGGAAGCTGAAGGGATCGTTTCGGTGGAAGCCGATCTGCACGCGCGTGCTGAACCGCCTGATGGAACTGTCTCACGGCGGAACGGAACTCTATTACACACCGGGCAATCACGACGCGTTCATGCGTTGCCGGAATCTGCGGGATGCCGTGGCCGCCAGCGGGTTGCGGATTCACGTGGCGGATGAGTTCATTTTTGTGACACGCGACGGCCGCAGGTTTCTGCTGACTCACGGCGACCAGTTCGATTCGGTAGAAATGAACTACCGCTGGCTGTCGGTGGCGACGACTTACATCTACGAACCGTTCTTGTATCTGAACTGGTGTACGAGCCGCATTGTGCGTCGTCCGGACCGCAGTCCGTATTCGCTGTGCGGAGTTGCCAAGGAGCGTGTGAAGCGGGCGGTGAAGTTCGTGAGCAGTTTCGAGTCGCGAGTGGCAAAGCGAGTTCGGGAGCGTCGCTGCGACGGCATCATCTGCGGCCACATCCACAGTCCGCAGATCGTGGAATCGGAAAAGCTGACATACATGAACACTGGCGACTGGGTGGAAAACTGCACCGCCATCGTAGAACTCCACGACGGCACGCTGCAGCTGGAATCGAGTTACAAGAATCGCGAGACCCGGACGATGCGCGTGACGTGCGAGCCTGCCGTCGATGCGTTCTCATCCGATCCCGGCGACACGGAGGACGAAATCCGCGAACCCAGCCGCAGAGTTGTTGCCTGA
- a CDS encoding DUF1501 domain-containing protein, whose translation MLSILARPDAGQRLCNGISRRDALRIGSLGSVGLTLPQLLRAEESKPASAGKRHKSVIMIYLCGGPPHQDMYDIKVDAPKEIRGEFQPIATNVPGIEICELLPGLARNMDKLVPIRSMVGAKDAHASYQCMTGYHQQNEAAGGWPHFGSVVSHFQGPVNPGTPPFVSLCYRTKHTPYNEPGAGFLGLGQSAFAPKGPGRDDLVLQGITPERLSNRHQLLTSIDRFRRETDASGRMDGMDVFTEQAMNILTSPELFNALDVTKESQETRDRYGVQDETKPRGDAAPLCPQNFLVARRLVEAGARVVPVNHSFWDWHGNNFKTARHELPIFDQGVSALVEDLHERGLDKDVTVVIWGEFGRTPKINNDAGRDHWPNVCCALLAGGGMQTGQVIGATDRLGGEAAERPVTFQEVFATIYHNLGINLDSERLFDFRGVPRSFVEPGVKPIAELVG comes from the coding sequence ATGCTGTCAATCCTTGCCCGACCTGACGCCGGCCAGCGTCTGTGTAACGGAATCTCACGTCGCGACGCGTTGCGGATCGGTTCGCTGGGAAGCGTGGGACTGACTCTGCCGCAACTGTTGCGCGCAGAGGAATCGAAACCAGCGTCCGCGGGCAAACGGCACAAGTCGGTCATCATGATTTACCTGTGCGGAGGCCCGCCGCATCAGGACATGTACGACATCAAAGTCGACGCGCCAAAGGAAATTCGCGGCGAGTTCCAGCCGATCGCGACGAATGTACCGGGCATTGAAATCTGTGAGCTGCTGCCGGGGCTGGCTCGCAATATGGACAAGCTGGTGCCCATCCGGTCGATGGTCGGAGCGAAGGATGCTCACGCTTCGTACCAGTGCATGACGGGCTATCACCAGCAGAACGAAGCGGCCGGGGGCTGGCCTCATTTCGGTTCCGTGGTCAGCCATTTTCAGGGGCCGGTCAATCCCGGAACACCGCCGTTTGTCAGCCTGTGTTATCGCACAAAGCATACTCCCTATAACGAACCGGGAGCCGGCTTTCTGGGACTCGGTCAATCCGCGTTCGCGCCGAAGGGGCCTGGCCGCGACGACCTGGTTCTGCAGGGAATCACGCCGGAACGCCTCTCGAACCGTCATCAACTGCTGACATCGATCGATCGTTTTCGACGGGAAACCGACGCCAGCGGCCGGATGGACGGCATGGACGTGTTCACCGAACAAGCGATGAACATTCTAACGTCGCCGGAATTGTTCAATGCGCTGGACGTCACCAAAGAGTCGCAGGAAACTCGCGACCGCTATGGCGTGCAGGACGAAACCAAACCGCGAGGCGACGCCGCTCCGCTGTGTCCTCAGAACTTCCTGGTGGCTCGCCGGCTGGTGGAAGCCGGCGCGCGAGTCGTCCCGGTGAATCACAGCTTCTGGGACTGGCACGGCAACAACTTCAAGACCGCTCGCCACGAACTGCCGATCTTCGACCAGGGCGTTTCGGCACTTGTTGAAGACCTGCACGAACGAGGGCTCGACAAAGACGTCACGGTCGTGATCTGGGGCGAATTCGGCCGGACTCCCAAGATCAACAACGACGCCGGACGCGACCACTGGCCAAACGTCTGCTGCGCACTGCTGGCCGGCGGCGGAATGCAAACCGGCCAGGTGATCGGTGCCACCGACCGTCTGGGCGGAGAAGCCGCCGAGCGTCCGGTGACGTTTCAGGAAGTGTTCGCCACGATCTACCACAACCTTGGCATCAACCTGGATTCCGAACGCCTGTTCGACTTCCGCGGCGTGCCACGTTCGTTCGTGGAACCCGGTGTGAAGCCGATTGCGGAACTGGTTGGGTAG
- a CDS encoding transporter, whose translation MIRHRLIDGIGARCSRIFLAAATSLSLGATAFAESDWVGPSGVGCGTGCGPGYGIGCTEDNCTDLAAPVTTEPIYSPSPNPIQESPAYSQPATTPSNAFSSGTPQGFPSSTPSGSNIFSGGVEGTLTAQAHAPGYIDNALPQSQFRIRFDGGWNNVTPDRAEFFYAQCGCAGGPGPGDPNTGTINGRVDYQDIRAYLEIATGNRSSIFGEIPIRFIQGVGPLDNRGNGTGTASGLGDIDLGFKYALTTDPNDILTFQLRAYLPTGDADRGLGTQNVNLEPALLWRSRVSNRVTVFGELRDWIPIQGSKFNGQNFAGNVLRYGLGVGVTAYEDCNLQVSPITELVGWSVLDGLVNDAAVTAGGLGLGNPPVSAKTTIVNAKFGLRTIFKRNGSSLYFGYGRALTGTHWYQDIARVDYTVYY comes from the coding sequence ATGATTCGGCACAGGCTCATCGACGGGATCGGCGCGCGCTGTTCCCGAATCTTTCTTGCTGCTGCCACTAGTCTCTCGCTGGGCGCTACCGCCTTCGCCGAATCAGACTGGGTTGGACCCAGTGGCGTCGGTTGCGGCACGGGCTGTGGTCCCGGTTACGGCATCGGTTGCACCGAAGACAACTGCACGGACCTGGCGGCTCCGGTAACGACGGAACCCATATACAGCCCGTCACCAAATCCGATTCAGGAATCTCCCGCCTACTCTCAGCCCGCAACTACGCCGTCAAATGCGTTTTCCAGCGGGACACCGCAGGGCTTTCCGTCGTCGACTCCTTCCGGATCGAACATTTTCTCCGGCGGCGTTGAAGGAACCCTCACGGCTCAGGCTCACGCGCCCGGCTACATCGACAACGCCCTTCCGCAAAGCCAGTTCCGTATCCGGTTCGACGGTGGCTGGAATAATGTGACCCCCGACCGGGCGGAATTCTTCTACGCTCAGTGCGGTTGTGCCGGAGGACCGGGCCCGGGCGATCCGAACACCGGTACGATCAACGGCCGAGTTGACTATCAGGACATTCGAGCCTACCTGGAAATCGCGACGGGGAACCGTTCGTCTATCTTCGGTGAAATCCCGATTCGCTTTATTCAGGGTGTTGGTCCGCTGGACAACCGCGGCAACGGAACCGGCACCGCCAGCGGTCTCGGCGATATAGATCTGGGCTTCAAGTACGCTCTGACGACCGATCCAAACGACATCCTGACCTTCCAGTTGCGTGCGTACCTTCCGACAGGCGACGCGGACCGCGGTCTGGGAACTCAGAATGTGAATCTTGAGCCCGCACTGCTGTGGCGAAGCCGTGTCAGCAACCGGGTCACGGTCTTCGGTGAACTGCGTGACTGGATTCCCATTCAGGGCAGCAAATTCAACGGTCAGAACTTCGCGGGCAACGTTCTGCGATATGGACTGGGTGTCGGTGTCACGGCGTACGAAGACTGCAACCTTCAGGTGTCACCCATCACGGAACTTGTCGGCTGGTCCGTTCTGGACGGTCTGGTGAACGACGCGGCAGTGACCGCCGGCGGTCTGGGACTCGGAAACCCGCCGGTTTCCGCGAAGACGACCATTGTCAACGCGAAGTTCGGTCTGCGAACAATCTTCAAGCGGAATGGAAGTTCACTGTACTTCGGCTATGGCCGCGCGCTGACCGGTACTCACTGGTATCAGGACATCGCCCGAGTCGACTACACCGTCTACTATTAA